gctcaccgcctcgatataggcaaagagctggtgcccaatctgcgaggacggatagagaattacggcAGAGGctgagtgaccgtgtaaataaagatctgtttacctcgaggaaggaccccaaggagtcccaagcccgctgctcaggatcggcgcggtcgatcctccccacgacgtcggacaggatgcagccgtcgatcaaccgcctgatcaggtccctatcgTTAAAGGAATTCttcgatccctcctcggagcagacggactcgtctacagcagctcggtggctactcgccctgcgagccaccgattttctcctcctccccacggcgggcgcctccgtggggcgaacccccgaagcgggggccccagtcggcgggctcctcgaggaggcccggggagccactggctcagcatctgaaggaatgtcgatggccggggccgcctggacgagcgcagccaagctcgtctcctccgccctggccctcttcgccgatccggaggccgccacgccctttctcttctgagctctcatgcccctggcgagcatccgcgttgcttcggcgtccattgctgaaaaaaaaaatgatgagaaaagaaaaaaggagaagaaagaagaaaaaagagaaaaagaagcaacaccgatcaatcaagaaaaaaaaaaaaaagaaagaaagaaaaagaagagagtgggaaggaaaaagaggtaaagagaagaagaagaggaaggcaagaaaagaaaagataagacaaatactcgctggatcctgggggctcaggccgatgttgaaaagaagctgctccctcagaagattaggaagggaaggagcgggataagttagaagcttctgggcggcctgaaggtcgtcctctcccaggctgggagcccgacggacggaatccctcagagaaccccaagggggcaggcccagttccaaggtcgggcagtagacgaagaggtatttctcctttcaattgtgaatcgaagaaggggcgcccttcagcaaccccttcttaccaaactggggggagaagtaccatcagtccttcgccgaaggatggcgtttgaaggtataaaaatgtctaaacaaggagagggacggctgaacctcaactatgtggcagagggagagaaaccctatcaaaaatctaaagaaattcggggccacggaagcgagagagatgtccaagaagcggaagaaggcaacgacaaaggcaggaagcggaagccggagtccggcacggaacgcttcctgatacaaacaaaagcgaccgggaggaggagtgctggcccggtcagaggggccaggtagctccatgtcgtactccggaggaaccccatactgaacccttatcaaaaggagttcctccgaagtcgacgaacatggaataacgcccggtgcgaaaaccgggcgaggcccagccccggacgcgggtttgtccacagagacagggacctgggggtttgaagcagaagaactctcggaactgccgggagcagaaaagccagaggacattttgagtagtttcgaagggaggatctaaaggaccctaaaaagacggaccgaaaggggaacgagaggccgaaggctaactcgaaGGGACtcacaaaagtaatgatgagaggagaagcccctaggcggtgagaggaaggttggcactaacctatattactctgagggacctgggggacgaaaaacgggaggcgcctacggctcgagaagacgctcactaaagcagggctctcgaagagaagacagacaccagcgaaaactcaggaatagagtaggacgcctaaaggggggaggatgggtttaaatagaccctgggatccggcgccataatgatcgcgaatcccccaggccagtccgcatccgacacgtgtcccactccccctgacagacggctaaaagcggctgacggttggcaggatcataattgcgccgtacctaggccagagtacctgcagaaatttcgaagcgtcccctcgtaccgctccaattcgaaaagactccggcacgcgcacatttaatgccaaaatatccggaggtggcagtgcgcaggattcgaagggacggtttcggctgtgcccatctctctctgtacttccttcgtttgaagttcaaactcggaagtagggggactggtgttgggtataaaatacccacagccgaagtcctcagtggaatcgactacacgacaactccgcccggactcctacgggagccgggctccgtcaccaagaactccaacagcttcagccgcaagcaaactccacccggactcttatgggagccgggctccgctgccgacatcgactacaggacaactccacccggactcctacgggagccgggctccgccgccgacatcgactacaggacaactccgcccggactcctacgggagccggactccgtcctcaacagcgactgctggtaaaccccgtccggactcctacgggagccggacttcgcctttaactttaattgcaggaagaccacgcccggactcctgcgggagccggacttcgtcctcggctccaacggctgcagacaaatttagtccggactcctacgggagccggactccgaccgctgccgaacttcagccgatggatctgcaccccctagcaggccaccataacggccacgatcctgctccacttcctgtggcggattccgcgcagctccatcactctctgacaggccgcagtaaccatcacagctctgctccacttcctgtggcgaattccgcacagctccactaccccctggcaggccacaataacggccacgaacctgctccacctcctgcgacggataccgggcgattctcccatccgctggcaagtcacgacaacggacgctgctccactcctcgcaactgattccacgtggcgagctacggtgatagccacgattccgctctactacccttcgcaataaatttcccctgactatgggcggcccacgaccagacggttacaaacgtcgccatcaatccattacctcctccgcctataaaatgggggatccagatacgttattctctaagctcattccttatctcaaaactctgctaaattctccgttcgagcactccattcttgttgaggcagagaactgacttgagcgtcggaaggtcttgccggagcaacctcacctccggtttagacttcctttgcaggtcccgacggcgaccgcggcttctccgactccagcttctccgacgcaagtagatttttgcaccaacaattacattttaattttttagtttgACAGAATTGTTTGATTTAAATGCTTCTAACTCGGACGCTTCTTTCTCACTCTAAAAGGGCTGAGACTCTTTTTGTTTTCAAATGTTCAATGGAAATGGCCCGATGGTATGACCAAAATAGTGACCACCCCGGCCAGGAGTCGCCCTATGTGCATCACAAGGCTGAGAGCTCATCCATCCTTTCTTTAAGTATATTCGAACCATCTGAACAAGTTCCAGGCCTTTTTAGCCATTTACATGCTCCGTTATGTATGTTTGTTCCTGCATTCttgatttttatatcttaatttttaaaaaacctaaaaccaaatattgcagtGATGATACCAAACAGTACTCAAatgaagggttcagagtcccaaTTTTACTATGAACCATCTTCTCAACCACTACCCTTTGAACCATCAATAATGCGGACGTCCCCACCACTCACATGCTGCCATCTGCATTGGATGTGCCTCCAATACCATTGAGTTCTCTTGCGAATGGAGGCAGCGATTCGCCCCACGATTATTTCACTTGCCACCTCCCAACATAGGCACCCTCCTTGGGTAGCCAGGGTAGGGGAACCCATAATTGCCTTCATCACATGAATCGCACGTGCCTAATGCTCTCGTACGGCAAACCACAAAATCGAATGCCGTCCACCGCCCTAGATGGACGGGTCCAAGAAAAGGAAAAGTCCACACAGAGAGAAACGATGAGCAACCGACGGCGGTGGAGCTGGACCTCCGCCCTGATCGGCGCCGCCTCCGCCTCGACGGCGGCCACCATCATCTGGTGCCGTCCGAGGGACCCCACATTCCACCTCATCTCCATCACCCTCTCCTCCTTCCACCTCAACCTCCCCCACCTCGACGTggacctcaacctcaccgtccaCGTCACCAACCCCAACGTCGTCCCCGTCCGCTACTCCGCCGCCACCGTCTCCATCTTCTACGCTGGATCCCGCCTCGGCTTCGCCCAGCTCAACGCTGGCTCCCAGCCCCCTATGTCCTGCCAGCTCCTCCGCCTACCCGCACGCCTCCACGCCCTCGAGCTCGCCCACCATGCCCCGGCCCTCCTCGCCGACGCCGCCCGCCGCGAGATGGCCCTCGACGCCTCCGTTGACATCTCCGGCACCGCCCAGGTCCTCTGGTGGGCGCGCCGCTTCAGCATCCACGTCGACAGCCACATCCTCGTCGACCCCATCTTCCTCGAGGTCATCGACCAGGAAAACCACTCCGAGACCCACCTCTACCTCACCTAATTGTAGCCATGGAAAACCTGGGAGCACCTATCTCGTTATTGTTAAGAATCAACGCCCTTTCTGATACAAATAGTAACTGTTTGATAAAATGCTCGCTGTCACACAAATATTGCACTCTTTTGCTTTGTCTTCTCTTTCTTCCATACATCAGAATAGTACAAATGGATAGAATGGGGTGCTAAGTTAGCTCCCTCCCTGGCTCTCAATTATACCAGTACATAATAAAATTACAGTACATGAGATGAGTGAGGGAACTAACAAGAAATAGAGGGGAAAAAACCGAACTTTCTTGATGCTTTGAGGTCAAAGAGGTATCAATCAGTTGAGCTGGACGAGTGGAGATCGTGGTAtgagagatggtttggtctccTTGGACTCATATGGATGGTTCTCCCGGAATTCTTCAAGGAGGGCTTCCATCGGCATGGCTCGGAGAGATTCGATTGTTCCCTTGCTTGGTATATCTGGTTCCGATCTTATTGGGGTTTCTCCGGTTGGTTCATAATCCTGTAATCATGGATCGTGTCATGTTATGGTATGGTAAATTAAGAGCACTATATGTAAGCACCAATCAACTCGAAATAAAACCAGTGATTAATCGATCCGAGAGAGAGCCGGTTTATTTATTGGATCCTAACCACGTAAGTGTTTTGGAATGTGTCCTCTGCATGCCTATTAAGTTCTGTTGCCTGGCTCGCTTGTTCCACTTGCAGTTTATGCAGGGTTGCTGAGTGAGCTTCGACTGCTGCCATCACTCCAGCAGCTGAGTTGCGCTCATGATCCATCACACCTGAAGCAAATTAATTCAAGGTATGtcaaaaactcaaaaaaaaaaaaaaaaaatcacaatttACTTCTTTTCATATTGCTTTCTTGTGTTACGTAGCATCAAAGGGGACAGGAAAAAATGAGCAAATCAACTCACTatcaaaatgttgaagaacatcTTTGCTATCTTTGGCTACATCCTCTTCTGCTGCTATTCTTGCCGAAGCAACCTCAGCATCATGTTGTTCATTGCTCTCAATAGCACTCCTGTGATGAAGTTATGCAACCATGAGTTTGACGCAAGAAAATGGAAGAGAAAACCAGATCAATGAGAAACCACAGGACTTACCTTACAAGTGCTTCAACTTCAGCACAGTGCTTGCTGCTCATCTCAGTAACAGATGCGTGTGTCTTCTTCCACTGTTGAGAAGCAGCATCAACAGAGTTTACACTGAGGCATAAAAAATGCAGTGAGGAAAACAATAAGATGGATCTATGAAAGTAAGAGAGGAATAATGAAGGAACCTAGAACAGACCATTGCTGGAGCAGGATTTCCATGCGACAATGTTTCGCTGCTGAAAAGTTAGAACCATCCTTTGAATCTTGCTCTGTCTGTTTCGAAAATTCTTCCCACTTCCTCTTGGCATCAGTGGTGACGGCGTCCATCGATGATGCATGGTTATCCATGATTGCTTTGCTATCCTGAGCAGCATCTCCTAGTCCAGTGAGCCTCACTTCCACCTGCAAGTTAAATCATCTTATAATCTCACTGGAAACAagcattaaaattataaaaaaaaaaaaaaagaaaagaaagagaagctcAGATGAGATGATAGAACATCGAGACAAACCAGCTCTTTCTGCCGGTGCATGTGACTAGACACTAAATTGGTTATGTCTGCTAAAAGTTTCACTTCTTCTGATCTAGATTGTTCCTGCTTACAGTGTTCCATGATTAGATGATCTATCAAGCCAAATTTGCAGTGTTGGATCATAACATGTTGCAAACAGAGTACCTCGTATGCCTTTCGGAAATCAGCAATGCTCTTTGCCCGAGCCTCATGTACCAAAGTTGAGTCATTCTGAAATTCTTTCGTTGCCTTCCCTATGTTTTCAAGCAGCCCAAGAATAAATTCGGACATCCCCTTTGTCCGATCCAAACTAACTTGAAACTTCTGCACAGTTTAACCACAGCGAAGTCCAATGAATGACTGAATTAGGTTGTCACTATATTCATGAaataataaaatgaaaaaaaaaatcaaataacaaacCTCACGAAGTTCACGGGTGAAATTTGCAATCTCTCCTCGATGAATTGACAATATCCTTTGCAGATCACCAAAAATCTGATCTGCTTCACCTTGCCCAAAGGCAAGTAACTGATGCAAAAGCAAGCAGCGTTTTTGTAGTGACAGAAGAAGCCATATGATGTGAATTCAGAAGTCAAGATAATATAGCTACTCACCTGATCAAGAGAGCAGGTACTGGCAGAAATCATAGATGACATCTCTTCTAAGCCAGCATTGCTGCTTGCCTTATGCAAGCGCACTACATTTTGTACTGCTTCTATATGTGAAGTATACAAAGCTCTTGAAGCTGACACTTTCCTTTTCAGCTCTGATACTGCCTGAATGcagaatatcaataaagaaatagGAAGGTAAAGAAATGATaaaagtagaaatattttttgagGGTCAAGAGAGTGAATTTTGAAGGTTAGGAAACCTCTCTATCAGCATAGGTACCTTGTCATGGAAATCGAGGCTAGATTGACATAGTTTCTCAACAGACTGAAGGTGTTCATTTTGCCGATCCAAGGATGCAACAACAGTATGACAAAGTGTTCCAATCTTTGCTGCAAGATCAGCCTGAAAATTGTTCACAATAGATCTGTTGGCAGCATTCAGTTTATCTTCTCTAGCTGTGGCATCATGTTTAAACATGAGAACATATTAACCTTAAATGTAAGGGAATAAGAAATAGGCTCAGCAACTTTGTGTGCTAGTACAGCAGTGTATCAGAAGCAAGATGTACCTATTTTAGAAAACAATGATGCATTATCACGAATAGATTTTTCCAAGTTGGATTGCAGAACACAGGCTTGATGTGCCAAAGCATTTTCTGTTTCATGCATTGCAAAAATTAAGTCGTTATAGCCTTTGAAATATTACACATTTATTAATTATACAGACCTGCTTTCCTCTGCTCTGATATAACAAAATCTTTCTCCTTCAGAGTGTATCGAGCTTGCTTCAGATCTTCTTTAGCAGCAGCCAATAACTTACTAGTGTGCTCCAAACTTTTCTGCATACTAAAAGAACTTTAGGACAGAtacgaggaaaaaaaaaaacaagaaaagaaaaacacaGAATCTTGAAAGAAAGGACCTTGAAAGACTCCAATTCATATTACCTCAGTGGCATCAAGCTTTTTGCTTAGGTCGGCAAACTGTTGAAGTTGAGCATTATAACTTTCTTGCAGATCCCCaatttgctattgatgaaatgcaGAAAGATAAATACTGATTCAGAAACTGAAAAGCTTAAATAGTATGATTTATAAAAGAAGGACATGCAAAAAAATGTTCTGACCTTTTGATTGTTTTCGAGCAAGACCCCCATTTGTTCAATTTGTTCTGCCATTGCCTTTCAGGGAAAAAAAAACCAAGTTAGCATCATAAACAATATTGCAAGTTCTATTGCAGAATATAAATGCCACAGGAATGTTTAGACTTTAGATAGTGAGATGGAAGCATCAGGGCAGTCAACATATCCTTCATGGGAAACCACAGTGGGGGCTTCAGAAGTAGCTTTGCAGACAATAATAGAAAACTAAGGCTAAAACCATATTGAATTGTGCTGACACTGAATATATGATGACTCATAAAGCCGATCCCACATATGTGGGTTGAGGCTTTCATGGTTGCATACACCCTAAACTGGAACCAATGATGTATGGGATACTAGTGCTGGCTTATGTCTTATGTTAAAATTTCATTAAGACATTATGAGAGACTATTTCATGTTTCATGGAACTGACATTTAATATGgcagcagttttttttttttgctaagatGGATAGCATAGTTAGCCCAATACCTTTCGTTCACTCTCTTCTTGATGGTAGCGTTCTTTTGGTATGTAAACTCCAACTTTCTCACGAGCAGCATACACCTCTGAAAAAGAAAAGCTTTTAGTCCATTTAACAATAATGCTGCAGTATACAATTGACCACCAATAAATGGCTACTCACCTGCTTTGAGACGCTCAATTTCTCCATAGAGATCTTTGATTAATGTAGACTTCATCATTTTTTGGTTTATCTGCAATTGTTAAAAACAACAGAAATTAAGATGAGTAACTCGTAATCGTCAACATTCTATGAGGATGACTTACAGGCCTTGTCCCAACTATTTGGATCACCAGGACTAATGGTAATTGTGAAATAAGTGTAAATAACATGATGGAACTATCATTCTCTCAAAAGAAAATATCAGCACAATCAGAATCCATTGCAAAACTATCATCAGCATAGCGTTTTTCAAATGCAGAGCTAATGATTACAGGCATTTAGTTCAAAGAAGTAGCACATTTGGATCATGATTCACTCAGCTCTGGTTCAGAGAGCACatattatgttacaatctatgaaTTATCAAATTGACATTAGATAAGTTTTCTCAAGTACAAAGAAGAGAAAGATTTATGGAGAGCTAAAGACAAGAACTATTTGCTGATATTGTATTCTAACAAATGAATGCAGGCGTTGAGTAGCTGATATTGTATTCTAAAGACAAGTCTGTCAGCCTGGTTCAGAGACCACATATTCTGCCACATTCTAGGATCATTCAGTTGATGTTAGATTAGTTTATTTAAGTACACAGATATAATGATAGCTGAAGACAATAACATCTATTGGTACTTGATTCTAAAAAGGCTTATTTTTTCATGGCCCAATATTTAAGATCGCATTTCACTTTCATAGATGTTTCACAGAAGATGCAAAGGTTGGGATGTTCTGGTGATGTCAACAAACACAGTGGAACTGGATCAGCTGATCCAGTTTTGGAAAAACTGGAGACTTTTTTTtggtacacaaaaaaaaaaaaaaaaaaaaaaaaaaggaaactggAGACTTTATTACCAAAACAAGACAGATCAATTGTAAATTTGTCCTGTCggcacattaatttttttttctaaatccatGAAAGTGTCAAATTACTGCACTTTTAAAAGTGCTAAAGCAACATAAACTTCAGGTAAGTTTTATTCACACCCACATAAAACATAAGCGGAATCCACACTTTCCAACCTTCAAATGTGCCTCACATTTTTTCATCTAGAGAATTGCTTACGAAATCTCATGAATCATGCCTTGTAAATCACTGCCAGATAACAAGTTCCAAAAtcatctctaaataacttctgGAAATGAAAATAACATTTGTAATGATATATGTACAAGGTTGAAAGGTATAAAGGTATAAAGTACGCACTAAGTTAGGACAGGATGAAAGAAACAGGTGTGCATCTATTGAATGGAACGGACTGATCTTTTCTTGATATATACCAAAATAAATTACATTAGCCGAACATACAAA
The sequence above is a segment of the Elaeis guineensis isolate ETL-2024a chromosome 7, EG11, whole genome shotgun sequence genome. Coding sequences within it:
- the LOC105061468 gene encoding kinesin-like protein KIN-5C isoform X2 — protein: MGSRHEKDKAVNVQVLLRCRPFNDDELRNNAPQVVTCNDYQREVAVTQTIAGKQIDRVFTFDKVFGPSAKQKDLYDQAVVPIVNEVLEGFNCTIFAYGQTGTGKTYTMEGECKKAKSGPKGQLPAGAGVIPRAVKQIFDTLESQNAEYSVKVTFLELYNEEITDLLAPEELSKISVEDRQKKPLPLMEDGKGGVLVRGLEEEIVTSAGEIFSLLERGSAKRRTAETLLNKQSSRSHSLFSITIHIKEATPEGEELIKCGKLNLVDLAGSENISRSGAREGRAREAGEINKSLLTLGRVITALVEHLGHVPYRDSKLTRLLRDSLGGRTKTCIIATVSPSVHCLEETLSTLDYAHRAKNIKNRPEINQKMMKSTLIKDLYGEIERLKAEVYAAREKVGVYIPKERYHQEESERKAMAEQIEQMGVLLENNQKQIGDLQESYNAQLQQFADLSKKLDATEKSLEHTSKLLAAAKEDLKQARYTLKEKDFVISEQRKAENALAHQACVLQSNLEKSIRDNASLFSKIAREDKLNAANRSIVNNFQADLAAKIGTLCHTVVASLDRQNEHLQSVEKLCQSSLDFHDKAVSELKRKVSASRALYTSHIEAVQNVVRLHKASSNAGLEEMSSMISASTCSLDQLLAFGQGEADQIFGDLQRILSIHRGEIANFTRELREKFQVSLDRTKGMSEFILGLLENIGKATKEFQNDSTLVHEARAKSIADFRKAYEEQSRSEEVKLLADITNLVSSHMHRQKELVEVRLTGLGDAAQDSKAIMDNHASSMDAVTTDAKRKWEEFSKQTEQDSKDGSNFSAAKHCRMEILLQQCVNSVDAASQQWKKTHASVTEMSSKHCAEVEALVRSAIESNEQHDAEVASARIAAEEDVAKDSKDVLQHFDSVMDHERNSAAGVMAAVEAHSATLHKLQVEQASQATELNRHAEDTFQNTYVDYEPTGETPIRSEPDIPSKGTIESLRAMPMEALLEEFRENHPYESKETKPSLIPRSPLVQLN
- the LOC105061468 gene encoding kinesin-like protein KIN-5C isoform X1, with translation MGSRHEKDKAVNVQVLLRCRPFNDDELRNNAPQVVTCNDYQREVAVTQTIAGKQIDRVFTFDKVFGPSAKQKDLYDQAVVPIVNEVLEGFNCTIFAYGQTGTGKTYTMEGECKKAKSGPKGQLPAGAGVIPRAVKQIFDTLESQNAEYSVKVTFLELYNEEITDLLAPEELSKISVEDRQKKPLPLMEDGKGGVLVRGLEEEIVTSAGEIFSLLERGSAKRRTAETLLNKQSSRSHSLFSITIHIKEATPEGEELIKCGKLNLVDLAGSENISRSGAREGRAREAGEINKSLLTLGRVITALVEHLGHVPYRDSKLTRLLRDSLGGRTKTCIIATVSPSVHCLEETLSTLDYAHRAKNIKNRPEINQKMMKSTLIKDLYGEIERLKAEVYAAREKVGVYIPKERYHQEESERKAMAEQIEQMGVLLENNQKQIGDLQESYNAQLQQFADLSKKLDATEKSLEHTSKLLAAAKEDLKQARYTLKEKDFVISEQRKAENALAHQACVLQSNLEKSIRDNASLFSKIAREDKLNAANRSIVNNFQADLAAKIGTLCHTVVASLDRQNEHLQSVEKLCQSSLDFHDKAVSELKRKVSASRALYTSHIEAVQNVVRLHKASSNAGLEEMSSMISASTCSLDQLLAFGQGEADQIFGDLQRILSIHRGEIANFTRELREKFQVSLDRTKGMSEFILGLLENIGKATKEFQNDSTLVHEARAKSIADFRKAYEVLCLQHVMIQHCKFGLIDHLIMEHCKQEQSRSEEVKLLADITNLVSSHMHRQKELVEVRLTGLGDAAQDSKAIMDNHASSMDAVTTDAKRKWEEFSKQTEQDSKDGSNFSAAKHCRMEILLQQCVNSVDAASQQWKKTHASVTEMSSKHCAEVEALVRSAIESNEQHDAEVASARIAAEEDVAKDSKDVLQHFDSVMDHERNSAAGVMAAVEAHSATLHKLQVEQASQATELNRHAEDTFQNTYVDYEPTGETPIRSEPDIPSKGTIESLRAMPMEALLEEFRENHPYESKETKPSLIPRSPLVQLN
- the LOC105061469 gene encoding uncharacterized protein — its product is MNRTCLMLSYGKPQNRMPSTALDGRVQEKEKSTQRETMSNRRRWSWTSALIGAASASTAATIIWCRPRDPTFHLISITLSSFHLNLPHLDVDLNLTVHVTNPNVVPVRYSAATVSIFYAGSRLGFAQLNAGSQPPMSCQLLRLPARLHALELAHHAPALLADAARREMALDASVDISGTAQVLWWARRFSIHVDSHILVDPIFLEVIDQENHSETHLYLT